One segment of Xanthomonas oryzae pv. oryzae DNA contains the following:
- a CDS encoding queuosine precursor transporter codes for MTQVRTLDDRAVRLFIALAAFFCVNAALAEFIGVKIFALEDTLGIAPLNWNLFGQSGSLSFTAGTLLWPVVFIMTDTINEFFGSRGVRFISWVAVILIGYGFVFAFAAIALAPAGWWVTAAQSQGVPDYQAAFAAVFGQGLWTIGGSLVAFLLSQLIDVSVFHRIRRVTGEKHVWLRATGSTAVSQVVDSFVVIYIAFVLGPQHWSIDQFLAVSTLNYLYKMGFAVLLIPLLYLARRGITAYLGAERAEQLREEAAAD; via the coding sequence ATGACACAGGTGCGGACCCTCGACGATCGTGCGGTACGCCTGTTCATTGCACTGGCGGCGTTCTTCTGCGTCAACGCGGCGCTGGCCGAGTTCATTGGCGTGAAGATCTTCGCACTGGAAGACACGCTCGGCATTGCGCCGTTGAACTGGAACCTGTTCGGCCAGAGTGGCTCGCTCAGCTTCACTGCCGGCACCTTGCTGTGGCCGGTGGTGTTCATCATGACCGACACCATCAACGAGTTCTTCGGCAGTCGCGGGGTGCGCTTCATCTCGTGGGTGGCCGTCATCCTGATCGGCTACGGCTTCGTGTTCGCCTTCGCGGCCATCGCACTGGCGCCAGCTGGCTGGTGGGTCACCGCGGCGCAGAGCCAGGGCGTGCCGGATTACCAGGCCGCGTTTGCGGCCGTGTTTGGGCAAGGTCTGTGGACCATCGGCGGCTCGCTGGTGGCGTTCCTGTTGAGCCAGTTGATCGATGTCTCGGTGTTCCACCGCATCCGCCGCGTCACGGGCGAAAAACACGTCTGGCTGCGTGCCACCGGCTCCACCGCGGTCTCGCAAGTGGTGGACAGCTTCGTAGTGATCTACATCGCCTTCGTGCTCGGCCCGCAGCATTGGTCCATCGACCAGTTCCTGGCGGTGAGCACGCTCAACTACCTCTACAAGATGGGCTTTGCGGTGTTGCTGATCCCGCTGCTGTATCTGGCGCGCCGCGGCATCACCGCATACCTGGGCGCCGAGCGTGCTGAACAGCTACGCGAAGAGGCCGCCGCCGACTAA
- a CDS encoding SymE family type I addiction module toxin gives MSPAKSPTAKRSKPNTKRAATAKRAATPVKDAQPMRLVPSPTFDVDNLDFDRRHRPRADDLPPRPPRKARTPTRCTVGYAFYDAEPGRPDSQRIPNVRLRGLWLEQLGFAVGCKLQITARNGELVVTVAED, from the coding sequence ATGAGCCCGGCGAAGTCTCCAACCGCCAAGCGGTCCAAACCGAACACCAAGCGCGCCGCTACCGCCAAGCGGGCCGCCACGCCGGTAAAGGACGCACAGCCCATGCGGCTGGTGCCCTCGCCCACGTTCGATGTGGACAACCTGGACTTCGACCGTCGCCACAGGCCTCGCGCGGACGATCTGCCGCCGCGGCCACCGCGCAAGGCACGCACGCCCACCCGCTGCACGGTGGGCTATGCGTTTTACGATGCAGAACCCGGCCGGCCGGACAGCCAGCGCATCCCGAACGTGCGCTTGCGCGGGCTGTGGCTGGAGCAGTTGGGGTTTGCGGTTGGGTGCAAGCTGCAGATCACTGCGCGTAATGGCGAGCTGGTGGTGACAGTGGCGGAGGATTAG
- a CDS encoding DUF502 domain-containing protein, translated as MSESPTPHARPSLQRVFLTGLLTLLPVWLTWVVVKFVFSLLSGISSPWVVPMSERIAASFPDYLGWFKALWVQNTIALIATVAVILFVGILSRRVIGQRLLRWFEAIMRRIPLASVVYDSARKLLDILQTQPGSTQRVVLIDFPHRDMKSVGLVTRVIKEQGTGRELAAVYVPTTPNPTSGYLEIVPVELLTPTDWSVDQAMSFIISGGAVAPDSVPFTRTADR; from the coding sequence ATGTCCGAATCCCCAACTCCGCACGCACGTCCTTCCCTGCAACGAGTCTTTCTGACCGGGCTGCTCACCTTGCTGCCGGTCTGGTTGACCTGGGTGGTGGTGAAGTTCGTTTTCTCGCTGCTCTCCGGCATCAGCAGCCCGTGGGTGGTGCCGATGTCCGAACGCATCGCGGCCTCGTTCCCCGATTATCTGGGATGGTTCAAGGCGCTGTGGGTGCAGAACACCATCGCACTGATCGCCACGGTGGCCGTCATTCTGTTCGTCGGCATCCTGAGCCGGCGCGTGATCGGCCAGCGTCTGCTGCGCTGGTTCGAGGCGATCATGCGGCGCATCCCGCTGGCCAGCGTGGTCTACGACAGCGCGCGCAAGCTGCTCGATATTTTGCAGACCCAGCCCGGTAGCACCCAGCGCGTGGTACTGATCGACTTCCCGCATCGGGATATGAAGTCGGTGGGCCTGGTCACCCGCGTGATCAAGGAACAGGGCACCGGCCGCGAACTGGCGGCGGTGTACGTGCCGACCACGCCCAATCCCACCTCCGGCTATCTGGAAATCGTGCCGGTGGAACTGCTCACGCCCACCGACTGGAGCGTGGATCAGGCAATGAGCTTCATCATTTCCGGCGGCGCAGTGGCACCCGACTCGGTTCCCTTCACCCGGACTGCGGATCGCTAA
- a CDS encoding IS4-like element ISXo14 family transposase — protein sequence MRASEVLQKCLSNSLSGMHALRQRALLRVVEALLHGGRLTLIDLARAWPGARRVRAPLKACDRLLCNRALQVERSAIERDMAHWLLRGDQPVIVIDWSDLKPDKSWCLLRAAVPVGGRTLTLLDMVVSGKQQGSPGAEKRFLQQLRALIPDDVRPILVTDAGFRTPWFRAVSAMGWDWVGRLRGRTQVKPQDVPDDAVQWIDSRRLHALASNRARELPPMQANRSDPLDCRLVLYAKTRQGRQQRNRRSPAKVSRASSSLKAAAREREPWLIVASPQLHAPSAKQLVNLYARRMQIELAFRDLKSHRYGQAMEDSLTRRGERLQILLLLNTLATFASWLAGLGCEATGIAQWLSPRSSTRKLYSTLRVGREALVRCWPMEPVSRWLERLRALPDAVREQMTLVL from the coding sequence ATGCGCGCCAGCGAAGTATTGCAGAAGTGCCTGTCTAACTCACTCTCCGGCATGCATGCATTACGGCAGCGCGCCTTGCTGCGCGTGGTCGAAGCGCTGTTGCACGGAGGTCGGCTGACCCTGATCGACCTTGCACGTGCCTGGCCCGGCGCGAGGCGGGTACGTGCGCCCCTCAAGGCATGCGACCGCCTGCTGTGCAATCGCGCGTTGCAGGTCGAGCGATCAGCCATCGAGCGGGACATGGCGCATTGGCTACTGCGCGGCGACCAGCCGGTGATCGTCATCGACTGGAGCGATTTGAAGCCGGACAAGTCGTGGTGTCTGCTGCGCGCAGCCGTGCCGGTCGGTGGACGCACGCTCACCTTGCTGGATATGGTGGTTTCCGGGAAACAGCAGGGATCGCCAGGCGCGGAGAAACGCTTTTTGCAGCAGCTCAGGGCACTGATTCCAGACGATGTGCGTCCGATCCTGGTCACGGATGCCGGATTCCGCACGCCATGGTTTCGCGCGGTGTCGGCGATGGGCTGGGATTGGGTCGGACGTCTGCGCGGACGTACGCAGGTCAAACCGCAAGACGTGCCCGATGATGCAGTGCAATGGATCGATAGCCGTCGCCTGCATGCGCTGGCGTCCAACCGTGCGCGCGAATTGCCGCCGATGCAGGCCAATCGCAGCGATCCGCTCGATTGCCGTCTGGTGCTCTATGCCAAGACACGCCAGGGACGTCAGCAACGCAACCGGCGCTCACCCGCCAAGGTCTCGCGTGCATCATCCAGTTTGAAAGCCGCAGCGCGTGAGCGCGAGCCGTGGTTGATCGTTGCCTCCCCACAGCTACACGCACCCAGCGCAAAGCAATTGGTCAACCTGTACGCACGACGGATGCAGATCGAGCTGGCATTTCGTGATCTGAAGTCGCACCGCTACGGTCAGGCGATGGAAGACAGCCTGACCCGTCGCGGCGAGCGGTTGCAGATCCTGTTGTTGCTCAACACGCTGGCCACCTTCGCCAGTTGGCTGGCAGGACTGGGATGCGAAGCCACCGGTATCGCCCAGTGGCTATCTCCACGCAGCAGCACACGCAAACTCTACTCGACGCTGCGCGTCGGCCGCGAGGCGCTGGTCAGGTGCTGGCCGATGGAACCAGTCTCACGCTGGCTAGAACGCTTGCGCGCGCTGCCCGACGCAGTGCGCGAGCAGATGACATTGGTGCTTTAA
- a CDS encoding IS5 family transposase codes for MRTRRPAAEQLHADELFRSRLENQIDVRHPLVQLSHRLPWSALEQALSPQLPATTSTGGRPALPMRLIAGLLYLNHAYDLSDEAVCARLLENPYWQFFTGEVVFQTCVPCDPSSLTRWRQRLGEAGMEALLAHTINTAHAMKAVDARELSRVIVDTTVQEKAIAHPTDSRLLEVARKKLVLLAKRHGIVLRQTYVRQGPGLRRKAGRHAHARQFKRMRKVLRRQRTILGRVSRDLQRKLDQLEPSVRERIGVWLERAQRLLAQRPKDKQKLYALHAPEVECMSKGKASSPYECGVKVGIAVSARKGLIVGARSFPGHPYDGDTLAEQLEQARGLLQDVNVIPQVAIVDLGYRGRDVEGVQILHRGKAKTLTRRQWSWIKRRQAVEPVIGHLKQDCRLNRCHLNGAQGDALHVLGCAAGYNLRWLLRWIAFLRAWLQVARARSSTPSSTMWPANMALEV; via the coding sequence ATGCGGACACGCCGTCCTGCTGCCGAGCAATTGCATGCCGATGAGCTGTTTCGTTCGCGTCTGGAGAACCAGATCGACGTGCGCCATCCGCTGGTCCAGCTGAGCCATCGGCTGCCGTGGAGTGCGTTGGAACAGGCGCTGTCGCCGCAGTTGCCGGCCACCACCAGTACAGGCGGTCGGCCCGCATTGCCGATGCGTCTGATCGCCGGGCTGCTTTACCTCAATCACGCCTACGACCTGTCCGACGAGGCGGTCTGCGCACGCTTGCTGGAAAATCCGTACTGGCAGTTCTTCACCGGCGAGGTGGTGTTCCAGACCTGCGTGCCGTGCGATCCCAGCTCCCTGACCCGTTGGCGACAGCGTCTGGGCGAAGCCGGTATGGAAGCGCTGTTGGCGCATACGATCAACACCGCTCACGCGATGAAGGCGGTGGACGCACGCGAGTTGTCGCGGGTGATCGTGGATACCACCGTGCAGGAAAAAGCGATCGCCCATCCCACCGACAGCCGTTTGCTGGAGGTGGCGCGCAAGAAGCTGGTGCTGCTGGCCAAGCGACACGGCATCGTCTTGCGGCAGACCTATGTGAGGCAAGGTCCGGGGTTGCGCCGCAAGGCCGGGCGCCATGCGCATGCGCGCCAGTTCAAGCGCATGCGCAAGGTGCTGCGACGCCAACGCACGATCCTGGGACGGGTATCACGCGATCTGCAACGCAAGCTGGACCAGCTGGAACCGTCGGTACGTGAGCGCATCGGTGTCTGGTTGGAGCGCGCACAACGGTTGTTGGCACAGCGCCCCAAGGACAAACAAAAACTCTACGCGTTGCACGCACCGGAAGTGGAATGCATGAGCAAGGGCAAGGCAAGCAGCCCCTACGAATGTGGCGTCAAGGTCGGCATTGCGGTGAGTGCGCGCAAGGGCTTGATCGTGGGCGCACGCAGTTTTCCCGGTCATCCCTACGACGGCGATACGTTGGCCGAGCAACTGGAACAGGCGCGCGGGCTGCTGCAGGATGTGAATGTGATCCCGCAGGTGGCGATCGTGGACTTGGGGTATCGCGGGCGGGACGTGGAGGGTGTGCAGATCCTGCATCGGGGCAAAGCCAAGACGCTGACACGACGGCAATGGAGCTGGATCAAACGACGGCAAGCGGTAGAGCCGGTGATCGGACATCTGAAACAGGACTGCCGCTTGAATCGTTGCCATCTCAACGGCGCCCAAGGCGATGCACTGCACGTGCTCGGCTGCGCCGCTGGCTACAACCTGCGGTGGCTGCTGCGCTGGATCGCCTTTTTGCGTGCCTGGTTGCAGGTGGCGCGGGCGCGTTCCTCAACGCCCTCAAGCACCATGTGGCCCGCAAACATGGCACTGGAGGTTTGA
- a CDS encoding DUF885 domain-containing protein, whose translation MPLRFSRLLSLAMAALVSLSLAAPAEAAKKKTAKAQTTQTRAKASKGKKTAKPAAKSTRGKRSKAATVRPRAVAAPVVLTKAQQLNLLYDQYWDASLKLNPLQATFQGESRYNDQLPNFLSPAFRQQSHDFTVLWLGKAEALGPDGLSGQDLLSYQIFVRDARSALAAEQFPSWMLPINQFYNIASIAVVLGSGTGAQPFKTVKDYDNWSRRALGIPDLFEQAIANMRAGMQAGVVQPKVLMQKVLPQLDAIIARNAEDSLFWGPVRNLPADMPDADKQRITAEYKRMIELRIMPAYRALRGFIATEYLPACRDSDGLAELPNGAAWYAYDVRQSTTSDLTPEQVHQIGLDEVARLQGEIQTVAKQVKFRGSLPKFYKFMQTDRRFSYRSDTELLDTYRSLQGRVQLAVPRLFNTQGMPALEVRAVEPQRTQSAASGSYMRPSGNGSTPGIFYVNTSDLPSRKTWEAESLYLHEAVPGHHYQLGLQQQLTDLPKFRRLGGETAYIEGWGLYAESLGRELGLYQDPYSYYGYLQNALWRSVRLVTDTGLHSKGWTRTQAIDYMVDNSAMTRADAEAEVDRYMAIPGQALAYKVGEMKIAQLREQAQRELGPRFDVRAFHSEVLKDGSVPLDILQDKIQRWIATQKG comes from the coding sequence ATGCCCCTTCGCTTTTCCCGCCTGCTGTCCCTTGCCATGGCCGCCCTCGTGAGCCTGTCGCTGGCGGCGCCGGCCGAGGCGGCCAAGAAGAAAACCGCCAAGGCACAGACCACGCAAACGCGCGCGAAGGCGAGCAAAGGCAAGAAGACCGCCAAGCCGGCAGCCAAGAGCACCAGGGGCAAGCGCAGCAAGGCCGCCACGGTCAGGCCACGCGCGGTTGCCGCGCCGGTGGTGCTGACCAAGGCGCAGCAGCTCAACCTGCTGTACGACCAATACTGGGACGCCTCGCTCAAGCTCAACCCGCTGCAGGCCACCTTCCAGGGCGAGAGCCGCTACAACGACCAGTTGCCGAACTTCCTATCGCCGGCGTTCCGCCAGCAGTCGCACGATTTCACCGTGCTGTGGCTGGGCAAGGCCGAGGCACTGGGGCCCGATGGCCTCAGCGGGCAGGACCTGCTCAGCTACCAGATCTTCGTGCGCGATGCGCGCAGCGCGCTGGCCGCCGAGCAGTTCCCGAGCTGGATGCTGCCGATCAACCAGTTCTACAACATCGCCAGCATTGCGGTGGTGTTGGGCTCGGGCACCGGCGCGCAGCCGTTCAAGACGGTCAAGGATTACGATAACTGGTCGCGGCGTGCGCTCGGCATCCCCGACCTGTTCGAGCAGGCCATCGCCAACATGCGTGCCGGCATGCAGGCCGGCGTGGTGCAGCCCAAGGTGCTGATGCAGAAGGTGTTGCCGCAGCTGGACGCGATCATCGCGCGCAACGCCGAAGACAGCCTGTTCTGGGGCCCGGTGCGCAACCTGCCGGCCGACATGCCCGATGCCGACAAGCAGCGCATCACGGCCGAGTACAAACGCATGATCGAACTGCGCATCATGCCGGCCTACCGCGCGTTGCGCGGCTTCATCGCCACCGAATACCTGCCCGCCTGCCGCGACAGCGATGGGCTGGCCGAATTGCCGAACGGCGCAGCGTGGTACGCCTACGACGTGCGCCAGAGCACCACCTCAGACCTGACACCGGAGCAGGTGCATCAGATCGGCCTGGATGAAGTCGCTCGCTTGCAGGGCGAAATCCAGACAGTGGCCAAACAGGTCAAATTCCGCGGCAGCCTGCCCAAGTTCTACAAGTTCATGCAGACCGACCGGCGCTTCAGCTACCGCAGCGACACCGAGTTGCTGGACACTTACCGCAGCCTGCAGGGCCGCGTGCAGCTGGCCGTGCCACGGCTGTTCAACACCCAGGGCATGCCGGCGCTGGAAGTGCGCGCGGTGGAACCGCAGCGTACGCAATCGGCTGCCAGCGGTTCGTACATGCGCCCAAGCGGCAACGGCAGCACACCGGGCATCTTCTACGTCAACACCTCCGACCTCCCCTCGCGCAAAACCTGGGAGGCCGAAAGCCTGTACCTGCACGAAGCCGTGCCCGGCCACCACTATCAGCTCGGGCTGCAGCAGCAGCTGACCGATCTGCCCAAGTTCCGCCGCCTGGGCGGCGAGACAGCCTACATCGAAGGCTGGGGCTTGTACGCGGAATCGTTGGGCCGCGAGCTGGGCCTGTATCAGGATCCCTACAGCTATTACGGCTATCTGCAGAATGCGTTGTGGCGCTCGGTCCGCCTGGTCACCGATACCGGCCTGCACAGCAAGGGCTGGACGCGTACCCAGGCCATCGACTACATGGTGGACAACTCGGCCATGACGCGTGCCGATGCCGAAGCCGAGGTGGACCGCTACATGGCCATCCCCGGTCAGGCGCTTGCGTACAAGGTGGGCGAGATGAAGATTGCGCAGTTGCGCGAGCAGGCGCAGCGCGAGCTGGGCCCGCGCTTCGATGTGCGCGCCTTCCATAGCGAAGTGCTCAAGGACGGTTCGGTGCCGCTGGACATCTTGCAGGACAAGATCCAACGCTGGATCGCGACGCAGAAGGGCTGA